The genomic window GCCTGTGTCCATTCAGCCCTGGCCACGAACAGCTGGGCCTGGGCATCGAGATGTGATTTTTTTAAGCTGACAAGATTGTCTTCGATAATCACCCAGTCATCGAAAGAAATCAAACCATTCGAATACTGGGCATTGGCAATGGTAGATCGAAGATTGGCCGATTCAAGATATTTTTCCTGTACCTCGAGGTTTTCGGTGGCATCCTGAACATTTTTCCAACGCTCTTCAAGCGTATCGAGCACCTCGAGATAAACGCCCCGGCTTCTGGAGATCTGTTCATTGACTACCCCAAGAGCTTTAGCTGCAGCTGCCTTGGTGCCTCCCCCCGTATACAGAGGAAGCGAAAGCTCAAACCCGGCACTCCAATCCAGCTCATCCGGCGGCCAGCTTTCAAAGGAACTTCTACCAAAAGAAGAATTGAGCGAAAGCTCGGGAAAAAACGACTTTTTCGAAGCTTCGAGATCGTAACGAGCAGAACGTGTGTTTGCTTCGAACTGAAGAACTTCAGGATGCTCTTTCGCTAATGCAGGAAAATCAGGAGATTTTTCAGCAAGCTCTTCAACCGCAAATGAACCCTCTGCAACCAAAGTGGAACGCACATCGCGCCCAAGGGCCGAGGCAAGCTGTGACTGGGCGAGCACAACACCACGTTCGGCCTGGGCAACTTCGAATTCCGCCTCGGCAAGATCAGCCTCGGAACGGCGTAGTGATCCTATATGCTCCCGACCCGCTTCATAACGCAACTTCAGAAACGCTACATTTTCTCGACGACGCTGCTCGATCTCTTTTGCAAGCACGACAAGCTTCTGTGCCTTGAGAAGTTCTACAAAAGCTCGCCGTAACGACAATCTGGCATCCGAAGACGCGAGACGATACGCTTGCTCTTCAGCGTTCAGTGCTTCTTTACTGGCTTCGATTTTACTGCCGGTAACCCCTCCATCATACAGTAGCTGTGAGGCCGAGAGACCATAGGAAAAAGTAGAAGCGCTCTCGAGTTCTTCTTGAGTCGAATCGCTGCGTTTGCCACTCAAGCTGGCGTTTATCTGAGGACGTTCAGCCGAAGTGGTAATTTTTTTCTGCGCTTCAGCCTGCTGCAGCGATGCTTCGGCGGCAGCGAGATCCGGCCTGGACTGCAGCGCCTCACTGACACACTGTTGCCATTGCAACACTTCCTGAGCATAAACCGGGTGTCCCGTTAAACAACTCTGGAGAATAAAAAACAGCATGAACAACATGCCGGTTTTTGTAAAACAACGCACCGCGCCCTTACTGTCTCTCATATCCTCCGAGCCTCACATTTCGGGACAACCATCAAACAAAAAACAGCAACCCTGCCGCCACGTATCCTCTTGCCCCAAAGCCTTGACAAAAGTGCACTCACCATGTTGTTCATCACTTCTTCTCCCGCATTGCTTGCATTATCTCCCCATGTTCATTTACCCGAACCGGTCTTCACTTCGATCAGGGGAAAGCTATCAGCCATCATCATTTATCTTATGCTCGAACATGCAAAAAGGTTTCATTTTTTTCATTTTTCCACAATGTGGCCTTACCGACGAGGCATGCAGCCCCCGATCTTGATCGCCGAGACGCCTTTACGCAGGGATTTCAAAGAACGACAAAAGCTCGGCAAACAAACCATGGTGATGAAAGAGAATGTTCTGAAAAGTTTTTATATAAAAAGAGACCGTCAGCCTTTTCTCGCTCATACCCCATCGAATGGTTGAATCCCCATGAAAACAATTGCAATGTTTCCTGCAGCATGGAATCTGGCTGAAACCACCCGGACGCTCGAAGTGGCAAAAGCCTGCAGAAATGAATTCAATATCGTATTTGCCACTCACGGCGGCCAGTTCGAAGAGCTTATCGAAAATGAAGGTTTTCCTCTGACACGCCTTGAACCGGGACTTACCGACGAACAGATCGA from Prosthecochloris marina includes these protein-coding regions:
- a CDS encoding TolC family protein; translated protein: MRDSKGAVRCFTKTGMLFMLFFILQSCLTGHPVYAQEVLQWQQCVSEALQSRPDLAAAEASLQQAEAQKKITTSAERPQINASLSGKRSDSTQEELESASTFSYGLSASQLLYDGGVTGSKIEASKEALNAEEQAYRLASSDARLSLRRAFVELLKAQKLVVLAKEIEQRRRENVAFLKLRYEAGREHIGSLRRSEADLAEAEFEVAQAERGVVLAQSQLASALGRDVRSTLVAEGSFAVEELAEKSPDFPALAKEHPEVLQFEANTRSARYDLEASKKSFFPELSLNSSFGRSSFESWPPDELDWSAGFELSLPLYTGGGTKAAAAKALGVVNEQISRSRGVYLEVLDTLEERWKNVQDATENLEVQEKYLESANLRSTIANAQYSNGLISFDDWVIIEDNLVSLKKSHLDAQAQLFVARAEWTQAKGVGLNE